Proteins encoded by one window of Salmonirosea aquatica:
- a CDS encoding RluA family pseudouridine synthase, which produces MSEPTQETDEEEDLYEHYRLVVDKGQGPMRLDKYLSLHVPNATRTKIQNGIDLAAITVNDAPSKASYKVKPADVIVLALPQPPRDTEIVPENIPLDIVYEDDELTIVNKPAGMVVHPAFGNWTGTLVNALVYHFQHLPTGRNGDIRPGLVHRIDKDTSGLLVIARSEYGMTYLAKQFFEHTIERTYYALVWGEPKEAKGTIEGHIGRSAKDRRIMDIFPDGSQGKPAITHYEVIQPLRYVSLVKCTLETGRTHQIRAHMKHIGHPIFNDSTYGGDRIRRGTTSGSYKAFVENCFKIIPRQALHAKSLGIVHPKTREFMQFDTELPDDFRQVMAKWENYVHHR; this is translated from the coding sequence ATGTCAGAGCCAACGCAGGAAACCGACGAGGAAGAAGACCTTTATGAACACTACCGCCTTGTGGTTGATAAGGGGCAGGGGCCTATGCGGCTGGACAAGTACCTGAGTCTGCACGTACCTAACGCTACCCGCACCAAGATTCAGAACGGGATCGACTTGGCAGCTATTACCGTAAACGATGCGCCTTCCAAAGCCAGCTATAAGGTCAAGCCCGCTGATGTCATTGTACTGGCCCTACCCCAGCCGCCCCGGGATACGGAGATTGTACCCGAAAACATTCCGCTGGATATCGTGTACGAGGATGACGAGTTGACAATCGTGAACAAACCCGCCGGCATGGTGGTTCATCCCGCTTTCGGCAACTGGACTGGTACCCTCGTCAACGCACTGGTATACCATTTCCAGCATTTGCCCACGGGTCGTAACGGCGATATTCGTCCCGGGCTGGTACACCGAATCGATAAGGATACATCAGGCCTGCTGGTCATCGCCCGCAGTGAGTACGGGATGACCTACCTAGCCAAGCAGTTTTTTGAACATACTATCGAGCGCACCTACTATGCCCTGGTATGGGGCGAGCCCAAGGAGGCCAAAGGTACCATTGAAGGTCATATTGGACGGAGCGCTAAAGACCGCCGAATCATGGATATCTTTCCCGACGGAAGCCAGGGAAAACCAGCCATCACCCACTACGAAGTTATCCAGCCGCTAAGGTATGTGTCTCTGGTAAAATGTACCCTGGAAACCGGACGTACCCATCAGATCAGGGCCCATATGAAACACATCGGCCATCCGATATTCAATGACAGTACCTACGGGGGAGACCGAATCCGCCGGGGCACGACCAGCGGCAGTTACAAAGCATTTGTGGAAAACTGTTTTAAGATTATACCCCGTCAGGCGTTGCACGCTAAATCGCTGGGGATAGTCCATCCCAAGACCCGGGAGTTCATGCAATTCGACACCGAACTACCAGACGATTTCAGGCAGGTTATGGCCAAATGGGAAAATTACGTACATCATCGCTAA
- a CDS encoding site-2 protease family protein, with amino-acid sequence MSIKTRTYLIQGILFVLTLITTTLSGAEWIYGKTFIFMENPLGWPEFWQGLNFSIPFLAILTIHEFGHYFTAKFYQVEVTLPYYIPLWFGITQSIGTMGAFIRITSVVRSRIKFFDIGIAGPLAGFVAALGVLWYGFTHLPPPEHIFTIHPEYLRYGLDYPKYVYQNQEGGLALGDTILFWWFKTYIADPTRLPHAFEMIHYPYIFAGYMALFFTSLNLIPIGQLDGGHILYGLIGKKRFNAVAPILFVLFTFYAGLGLFKADEFSVPNDEQFYTLLGYLAFYAYFLYICLRRLSSNPRTALMLSLGIVITQFAVTYLRPDWEGYPGFLPFVFLLGRFLGVYHPETAEEGPLGTGRILLGWLAVLVFVLCASPKPFIIV; translated from the coding sequence ATGTCGATTAAGACCCGCACCTACCTGATTCAGGGCATTTTATTTGTTCTCACACTCATCACGACTACCCTTTCGGGAGCGGAGTGGATCTACGGCAAAACCTTCATTTTCATGGAAAATCCCCTCGGCTGGCCCGAATTCTGGCAGGGGCTTAATTTTTCCATTCCGTTTCTGGCCATCCTCACCATCCATGAGTTCGGGCATTATTTTACCGCCAAGTTTTACCAGGTGGAGGTCACCCTACCCTACTACATTCCGCTGTGGTTCGGCATTACCCAGAGCATCGGAACCATGGGAGCTTTTATCCGCATTACCTCGGTGGTGCGCTCCAGAATCAAATTTTTCGACATTGGCATTGCAGGCCCCCTGGCTGGTTTTGTGGCCGCGCTGGGGGTACTCTGGTACGGTTTCACCCATTTGCCTCCCCCGGAACATATCTTTACCATTCACCCCGAATACCTCCGCTACGGGCTCGATTATCCCAAGTATGTGTACCAAAATCAGGAGGGAGGCCTTGCTTTGGGTGATACGATCCTGTTTTGGTGGTTCAAAACCTACATTGCCGATCCTACCCGACTGCCCCACGCTTTTGAGATGATCCACTACCCCTACATCTTTGCGGGCTACATGGCGCTTTTCTTTACTTCACTCAATCTGATTCCCATTGGCCAGTTGGATGGTGGACATATTTTGTATGGGCTGATCGGCAAAAAACGGTTCAATGCAGTAGCACCTATCCTATTCGTCCTCTTCACTTTTTACGCAGGTTTGGGCCTTTTCAAGGCTGACGAATTTTCTGTTCCCAATGATGAGCAATTCTATACCCTTTTGGGGTACCTGGCTTTTTACGCTTATTTTTTGTACATCTGCCTGAGGCGCCTAAGCAGCAATCCCCGTACTGCCCTGATGCTCAGTTTGGGTATTGTGATCACCCAATTTGCTGTTACCTACCTTCGACCCGACTGGGAGGGGTACCCTGGCTTTTTGCCTTTTGTGTTTTTGTTGGGCCGTTTTCTGGGCGTCTACCATCCCGAAACGGCTGAAGAGGGTCCGCTGGGTACCGGTCGAATACTATTGGGCTGGCTGGCGGTGCTGGTGTTTGTTCTGTGTGCGAGTCCTAAGCCGTTCATTATTGTATAA
- a CDS encoding 1-acyl-sn-glycerol-3-phosphate acyltransferase, whose amino-acid sequence MFAFLFKLSGWKVVGTPPYAIPKAIWVGAPHHSNWDFLISVGARATMHFDIGFLAKKELFQWYSAGLFRALGGYPVDRTQGNNLVDAVVETFRENERLHIALTPEGTRRDVHALKTGFYYMALQAQVPLILVGFDYPRKAFVIRDPLWLTGDYANDMHAIYDFYLTIGGRRKSWLDMYARTGVIAGSH is encoded by the coding sequence ATGTTCGCATTTTTATTCAAACTGTCAGGTTGGAAAGTTGTCGGCACTCCGCCCTACGCAATACCCAAAGCGATTTGGGTAGGCGCGCCCCATCATTCCAACTGGGACTTCCTCATCAGCGTGGGCGCCCGTGCTACCATGCATTTCGATATAGGCTTTCTGGCAAAAAAAGAACTTTTTCAATGGTACTCGGCCGGGCTGTTCAGGGCGTTGGGAGGGTACCCTGTAGACCGCACTCAGGGCAACAATCTGGTAGATGCCGTCGTTGAAACTTTTCGAGAAAATGAGCGGTTGCACATTGCTCTTACCCCCGAAGGTACCCGCCGTGACGTGCATGCCCTGAAAACAGGTTTTTATTACATGGCCTTACAAGCACAGGTACCCCTCATTCTGGTAGGATTCGATTATCCCCGGAAAGCATTTGTCATCCGTGACCCCCTGTGGCTTACCGGAGATTATGCAAACGATATGCATGCCATCTACGATTTTTACCTAACGATCGGGGGACGGAGAAAAAGCTGGCTTGACATGTATGCCCGCACTGGCGTCATTGCCGGTAGTCATTAG
- the sufB gene encoding Fe-S cluster assembly protein SufB, whose product MSKEVELLEEITSSEYKYGFVTDIEADEAPPGLSEEIVRFISAKKNEPEWMLEWRLKAYRAWLKTTEPTWANVHYPPIDLQAIKYYSAPKKKKQVDSLDDIDPELRNTFERLGISLDEQKRISNVAVDAVMDSESVFTTFKESLKEKGIIFCSITEAIKEHPDLVKKYLGSVVPPKDNFYAGLNSAVFSDGSFVYIPKGVRCPMELSTYFRINASGTGQFERTLIVADEGSYVSYLEGCTAPMRDENQLHAAVVEIFTHERAEVKYSTVQNWYPGDKEGKGGIYNFVTKRGLCDGAHSKISWTQVETGSAITWKYPSVILKGDNSIGEFYSVAVTNNMQQADTGTKMIHIGKNTKSRIVSKGISAGKSQNSYRGLVEVFKRADNARNFSQCDSLLLGDRCGAHTFPYIEVSNPTATVEHEATTSKIGEDILFYCNQRGIGTEQAVALIVNGYAKEVLNQLPMEFAVEAQKLLAISLEGSVG is encoded by the coding sequence ATGAGCAAAGAAGTAGAATTACTAGAAGAAATCACCAGTTCAGAATATAAGTACGGTTTCGTAACAGATATTGAAGCTGACGAAGCCCCTCCGGGTCTCAGCGAAGAAATTGTCCGGTTCATTTCCGCCAAAAAAAATGAACCCGAATGGATGCTGGAATGGCGCCTGAAGGCCTATCGTGCCTGGCTTAAAACGACGGAACCTACCTGGGCCAATGTACATTATCCACCCATTGACCTGCAGGCTATCAAGTACTATTCGGCCCCAAAAAAGAAAAAGCAGGTTGACAGCCTGGATGATATCGATCCCGAATTGCGCAATACCTTCGAGCGGTTGGGAATTTCGCTGGATGAGCAAAAACGGATTTCTAATGTAGCAGTAGATGCTGTCATGGACTCCGAATCGGTTTTTACTACTTTCAAAGAATCCTTGAAAGAAAAAGGAATCATTTTCTGCTCCATCACAGAAGCGATCAAAGAACATCCCGATCTGGTAAAAAAATATCTGGGATCGGTAGTTCCTCCCAAGGACAATTTTTACGCGGGCCTCAATTCAGCGGTTTTTTCCGACGGATCGTTCGTATACATTCCCAAAGGTGTTCGCTGCCCGATGGAGCTATCGACCTATTTCCGCATCAATGCGTCGGGAACGGGGCAGTTTGAACGTACCCTCATCGTGGCTGACGAGGGTAGCTATGTAAGCTACCTTGAAGGCTGCACCGCCCCGATGCGGGACGAGAACCAACTGCACGCGGCAGTGGTGGAAATATTCACCCACGAAAGAGCAGAAGTCAAATACTCGACCGTTCAGAACTGGTACCCTGGTGACAAGGAAGGCAAAGGGGGGATCTATAATTTCGTGACCAAACGCGGGCTTTGTGATGGTGCTCACTCCAAAATCTCCTGGACTCAGGTTGAAACAGGATCGGCCATTACCTGGAAATATCCTTCGGTGATTTTAAAGGGTGATAATTCCATCGGGGAATTCTATTCCGTGGCTGTTACCAACAATATGCAGCAGGCCGATACGGGTACCAAGATGATACATATCGGTAAGAACACCAAGAGTCGTATCGTTTCGAAAGGAATCTCAGCGGGCAAAAGCCAGAACTCCTACCGGGGTCTGGTCGAAGTATTTAAGCGTGCCGACAACGCCCGTAATTTCTCGCAGTGTGACTCGCTGCTGCTGGGCGACCGGTGCGGCGCGCATACCTTCCCTTACATCGAGGTGAGCAACCCTACGGCCACGGTAGAACATGAAGCAACCACTTCGAAAATTGGTGAAGATATTCTGTTCTACTGCAATCAGCGTGGTATCGGTACCGAGCAGGCCGTAGCCCTCATTGTAAATGGCTACGCCAAAGAAGTACTGAATCAACTCCCCATGGAATTTGCTGTGGAAGCACAGAAACTACTGGCGATCAGCCTTGAGGGTAGTGTGGGATAA
- the rfaD gene encoding ADP-glyceromanno-heptose 6-epimerase: MIVVTGAAGFIGSCLISRLNQEGFNFIIAVDDFSKYEKLDNLTGKTIQERVERSDFFAWLDENQEEVEFIFHIGARTDTTEFDRAIFDELNVQYSKEIWNRCVAYQIPLVYASSAATYGLGEQGYLDDEALIPQLHPLNPYGDSKNEFDIWALAQEKKPLFWAGLKFFNVYGPNEYHKGRMASVIFHAFHQIQKTGKMKLFRSHHPDFKDGEQMRDFVYVKDVVDVCIFLMNHRKNSGIYNLGSGKARTFKDLVTSTFNAMQIEPVIDFIDTPADIRDKYQYFTEASMDKLRAIGYAQPFHSLEEGIENYVTQYLIPNAYY; this comes from the coding sequence ATGATCGTAGTAACAGGAGCCGCGGGCTTTATCGGAAGCTGTCTGATCAGCCGATTGAATCAGGAAGGTTTTAACTTCATAATTGCAGTCGATGATTTTTCCAAGTATGAAAAATTGGACAATCTGACCGGCAAGACCATTCAGGAACGCGTCGAGCGCAGCGATTTTTTCGCATGGCTCGACGAAAATCAGGAAGAAGTCGAGTTTATCTTCCACATCGGTGCCCGCACCGATACCACTGAATTTGACCGGGCGATTTTCGATGAGCTCAACGTGCAGTATTCCAAGGAAATCTGGAATCGCTGCGTAGCGTATCAAATTCCGCTGGTGTACGCCTCCTCGGCCGCTACCTACGGACTAGGCGAACAGGGGTACCTTGACGATGAGGCACTGATTCCGCAGTTGCACCCCTTGAATCCCTATGGTGATTCCAAAAACGAATTCGACATCTGGGCATTAGCTCAGGAGAAGAAGCCTTTATTCTGGGCGGGACTGAAATTCTTCAACGTGTACGGTCCCAACGAATACCATAAAGGCCGGATGGCTTCCGTAATTTTCCACGCTTTTCACCAAATCCAGAAAACCGGCAAAATGAAACTTTTCCGGTCTCATCATCCCGATTTCAAAGATGGCGAGCAGATGCGCGATTTTGTGTATGTGAAGGACGTAGTTGATGTGTGTATATTTTTGATGAATCATCGAAAAAACTCGGGTATCTACAACCTGGGCAGCGGAAAGGCTCGTACGTTCAAAGATCTGGTTACGAGTACCTTCAACGCCATGCAAATTGAGCCGGTCATTGATTTCATCGATACCCCCGCCGACATCCGCGACAAGTACCAGTATTTCACCGAAGCTTCTATGGACAAGCTGCGCGCCATTGGCTATGCCCAACCCTTCCATTCCCTAGAAGAAGGAATCGAAAACTATGTAACGCAGTACCTGATTCCTAACGCCTATTACTAA
- a CDS encoding MBL fold metallo-hydrolase, with amino-acid sequence MKLTFWGAARQVTGSMCLLEVDDYRILIDCGVNFDLDEKEKKALYDQQRSVFPFDPTLVNTVLLTHAHIDHSGNIPNLYKEGFEGQVVCTEPTYSLTGLLLQNAAMLHQKRLNTANGQSSNKKKKRQPVRDIPRDLFTEKHVKEALENFFPVAFGQRYRITDSVSVTYLPAGHLLGAAHIVVEVREDGEKKTLCFSGDLGRKNYPLLVDPYPVPQVDYLICETTYGNRLHEDMRPPEEALLDVIQRTCVDIPGRLIIPTFSVGRTQALLYTLNKLYVNHQLPPLKVFTDSPLSFASTRVYQKFARLLNREAREFKEDNELLFDFENLVYIETGDASQAISNYSEPCVIISSSGMVQGGRVEHHVAANIENPYATILMIGYASENTLGWRLLNGQDTITIRGEKKSVLANIEKIDVFSGHGDQNDLVDFVQMQDKELLKKLFLIHGEAQSLSDFRELLLGQGYFQTEIPERGQTYEL; translated from the coding sequence ATGAAATTAACATTTTGGGGCGCCGCCCGTCAGGTTACGGGGAGTATGTGCCTGCTGGAAGTTGACGACTACCGTATTCTGATTGATTGTGGCGTAAATTTCGACCTGGATGAAAAAGAAAAAAAGGCTCTTTATGATCAACAACGCAGTGTTTTCCCCTTTGATCCCACGCTTGTAAACACGGTACTGCTCACCCACGCCCATATTGACCACTCAGGCAATATCCCTAACCTGTACAAGGAAGGCTTTGAGGGGCAGGTCGTTTGTACCGAGCCGACCTATTCCCTTACGGGCCTGCTGCTGCAAAACGCCGCCATGCTCCACCAGAAGCGGCTGAATACCGCCAACGGCCAATCGTCGAATAAGAAAAAAAAACGCCAGCCTGTACGCGACATTCCCCGTGACCTATTCACCGAAAAGCATGTCAAGGAAGCTCTTGAAAACTTTTTTCCGGTGGCCTTCGGCCAGCGCTATCGAATCACGGACAGCGTAAGTGTCACCTACCTGCCGGCCGGGCATTTGCTGGGCGCCGCCCACATTGTGGTTGAGGTGCGGGAAGACGGTGAGAAAAAGACACTGTGTTTTTCGGGCGATCTGGGCCGTAAGAACTACCCCCTGCTCGTCGATCCCTACCCGGTACCCCAAGTTGACTACCTGATTTGCGAAACCACCTACGGTAACCGCCTGCACGAGGACATGCGTCCCCCCGAAGAAGCGTTGCTGGATGTCATTCAGCGCACCTGCGTGGATATTCCGGGCCGGCTTATTATCCCTACGTTTAGCGTGGGTCGCACGCAAGCCCTGCTGTATACACTCAACAAGCTGTATGTCAATCACCAGTTGCCCCCGCTGAAAGTGTTTACCGATAGTCCGCTGAGCTTTGCCAGTACCCGGGTGTACCAGAAATTCGCGCGGCTGTTGAACCGGGAAGCACGCGAATTCAAGGAAGACAACGAACTGCTCTTCGATTTTGAAAACCTGGTATATATCGAAACGGGCGACGCCAGCCAGGCCATTTCCAATTACAGCGAGCCCTGTGTGATCATTTCTTCGTCGGGCATGGTACAGGGCGGACGGGTAGAGCACCACGTGGCGGCCAATATCGAGAACCCTTACGCCACAATTTTGATGATCGGCTACGCCTCGGAAAATACCCTGGGCTGGCGGCTGCTCAATGGTCAGGATACCATCACAATCCGGGGCGAGAAGAAATCGGTCTTGGCGAATATTGAAAAAATTGACGTATTTAGCGGGCACGGCGATCAGAATGATCTGGTTGATTTTGTGCAAATGCAGGATAAGGAGCTATTGAAAAAACTGTTTCTGATCCACGGAGAAGCCCAGAGTCTGAGTGATTTTCGCGAGTTATTACTCGGACAGGGCTACTTCCAAACAGAAATTCCGGAACGTGGGCAGACCTATGAATTATAA
- a CDS encoding HAD family hydrolase encodes MIDSIKNIIFDLGDVIINIDVPRAAQSFATLSGRSTEEIVRLFEEGNLFRQFETGALDADGFRSYVREILNNTTWADVEVDTAWNSLLLDIPAERIELIRKLSKDYRLFLLSNTSSIHIEAVDKILHQASGAERLGDLFEKVFLSYEMGVMKPHPEIYQRVLTEADLLPDETLFLDDNLDNIHAARLLGIQTIHVQKPLSILDYLNDYVD; translated from the coding sequence GTGATAGATTCCATAAAAAACATCATCTTCGACCTGGGTGATGTCATCATCAACATCGACGTGCCGCGCGCGGCGCAATCGTTTGCTACCCTAAGCGGACGCAGCACTGAGGAAATAGTGCGCCTGTTCGAAGAGGGAAACCTGTTCCGCCAGTTCGAAACGGGTGCTTTGGATGCCGACGGTTTCCGATCCTACGTGCGGGAAATCCTGAACAATACTACCTGGGCCGATGTCGAAGTGGACACCGCCTGGAACTCCCTCTTGCTTGATATTCCCGCTGAACGCATCGAATTGATCCGGAAATTGAGTAAGGATTACCGGCTGTTTCTCCTCAGCAACACGAGTAGTATTCACATTGAGGCCGTTGACAAAATCCTCCACCAGGCATCCGGCGCCGAACGGTTGGGCGATTTGTTTGAAAAAGTATTTCTCTCCTACGAAATGGGTGTGATGAAACCCCATCCCGAAATCTACCAGCGGGTTTTGACGGAAGCCGACCTTCTGCCCGACGAAACCTTGTTTCTGGATGATAACCTCGATAACATCCACGCCGCCCGTTTGCTCGGCATTCAAACCATCCATGTTCAGAAACCGTTAAGCATTCTGGACTACCTCAACGACTATGTCGATTAA
- a CDS encoding GNAT family N-acetyltransferase, whose product MNITTRPGSREDIPAVFELVKELAVYEKALDQVTNSVERMNQDYDDKLYDFHIAESDGVTVGLALYYFRYSTWKGKRLYLEDIVITESVRGNGLGKTLFDAVVQTAKNTNCTGMMWQVLDWNTSAVGFYRKYGTRFDDEWLNCHLDF is encoded by the coding sequence ATGAACATTACCACCCGCCCCGGTTCACGTGAAGACATACCAGCTGTTTTTGAGCTGGTCAAAGAACTGGCTGTCTATGAGAAAGCCCTCGATCAGGTAACCAACTCGGTAGAGCGCATGAACCAGGATTACGACGACAAGCTTTACGATTTTCACATTGCCGAATCCGATGGTGTGACCGTAGGGCTGGCCTTATACTATTTCCGCTATTCTACATGGAAAGGCAAGCGGCTGTATCTGGAAGATATCGTGATTACAGAATCGGTGCGTGGAAATGGATTGGGCAAAACACTTTTTGACGCGGTGGTACAGACTGCCAAGAATACGAACTGCACGGGTATGATGTGGCAGGTGCTGGACTGGAATACCTCCGCCGTAGGCTTTTACCGCAAATACGGTACGCGGTTCGATGATGAGTGGCTAAATTGCCATCTGGATTTCTGA
- a CDS encoding 6-pyruvoyl trahydropterin synthase family protein, with product MVYVTRKEHFNAAHRLYNPNWTEERNQEIFGPCANINFHGHNFELIVTVKGVPDAGTGFVIDLKALGDLIKNRIIDQVDHKNLNLDVPFMRGKMASCEIFVMEIWKILAPAVTEIAPEARLHYIKLIETPKNFVEYYGE from the coding sequence GTGGTTTACGTCACTCGAAAAGAACATTTTAACGCGGCCCACCGCCTGTACAATCCGAACTGGACCGAAGAAAGAAACCAGGAAATATTTGGCCCCTGCGCCAATATCAATTTCCATGGCCACAATTTCGAGCTCATCGTGACCGTGAAGGGGGTACCTGATGCAGGAACAGGCTTTGTGATTGACCTGAAGGCGTTGGGCGATTTGATTAAAAACAGGATAATCGATCAGGTGGATCATAAGAATCTGAATCTCGATGTACCGTTCATGCGGGGGAAGATGGCCTCCTGCGAAATATTTGTGATGGAAATCTGGAAAATCCTGGCTCCCGCTGTAACTGAGATCGCTCCCGAAGCGCGGTTGCATTACATCAAGCTGATCGAGACTCCCAAGAATTTTGTTGAGTACTACGGCGAATGA
- a CDS encoding 1-aminocyclopropane-1-carboxylate deaminase/D-cysteine desulfhydrase — MQPLVDLTTQRAGVNLYLKRDDLIHPTVSGNKWRKLKYILLDARQKGYNTLLTFGGARSNHLYAAAAAGALLGMRTIGFVRGEEYLEKSTETLDFCRAEGMQLYGISREKYKQRNTPRYLEELKGTFPTAYIIPEGGTTPFALPGVRELVMETETQLGFKPDYFAVAAGTGGTTAGLLTAKIPVLAFTALKGGGFLKQEILELADSLELENNLHLFTDYHFGGYARHTPELLAFMEEFELRHQILLEHVYTGKMLYGLYDLMNKGYFQKGETLVAIHTGGLQGRSHVF, encoded by the coding sequence TTGCAGCCACTGGTTGACCTAACCACACAACGGGCCGGGGTGAACCTGTATCTGAAGCGCGATGATCTGATTCACCCCACGGTTTCGGGAAATAAATGGCGCAAACTGAAATATATTTTGCTGGATGCTCGGCAAAAAGGGTATAACACGCTGCTTACATTCGGTGGAGCGCGTTCCAATCATCTTTATGCGGCTGCGGCTGCCGGTGCCCTGCTGGGTATGCGCACGATCGGATTCGTGCGCGGTGAGGAGTATTTAGAAAAAAGTACCGAAACACTGGATTTTTGTCGGGCTGAGGGTATGCAGCTTTATGGTATTAGCCGTGAGAAATACAAGCAGCGGAATACCCCCAGGTACCTTGAAGAATTAAAAGGTACCTTTCCCACGGCTTACATCATTCCCGAAGGTGGTACGACCCCGTTTGCCTTACCCGGTGTAAGGGAACTCGTAATGGAAACAGAAACCCAACTTGGCTTCAAGCCCGACTACTTTGCCGTAGCCGCAGGAACAGGAGGTACCACCGCGGGACTTTTAACCGCAAAAATTCCGGTACTTGCTTTTACTGCTTTGAAAGGTGGCGGATTTCTCAAACAGGAAATCCTGGAATTGGCGGATAGTCTGGAGTTAGAAAATAACCTGCACCTTTTTACCGACTATCACTTTGGAGGGTACGCCCGCCATACTCCTGAATTGCTGGCTTTCATGGAAGAATTTGAATTGCGTCACCAAATCCTGTTAGAGCATGTGTATACGGGAAAAATGCTGTACGGATTGTATGATCTTATGAATAAGGGGTATTTCCAAAAAGGAGAAACCCTAGTGGCTATACATACCGGTGGATTGCAAGGCCGTAGTCATGTATTCTAA
- a CDS encoding acetyl-CoA carboxylase carboxyltransferase subunit alpha, which yields MRTYLDFEKPVVELEAKLADMRRLAEESNVDVSAATTALENGIAKLRQEIFDNLTRWQRVLLSRHPDRPYTYDYIQLMCEEFIELHGDRQVRDDPAMIGGFAKLGGQGVMIIGQQKGRNTKQRQHRNFGMPNPEGYRKALRLMKLAEKFNRPIITLIDTPGAFPGLEAEERGQAEAIARNLKEMFMLKVPVICIIIGEGASGGALGIAIGDRVLMLENTWYSVISPENCSTILWRSWDYKEQAAEALKLTARDMKENGLIDGIVPEPLGGAHLDHAIMSQNLKKVIVETLDELSRLSAEDRINQRIDKFCAMGVFNE from the coding sequence ATGAGAACCTACCTCGATTTTGAGAAACCCGTTGTTGAGCTCGAAGCCAAACTAGCCGATATGCGGCGATTGGCCGAAGAAAGCAACGTGGATGTATCAGCAGCCACGACGGCCCTGGAAAACGGCATTGCCAAACTCCGTCAGGAAATATTCGACAACCTCACCCGCTGGCAGCGGGTCTTGCTGTCGCGGCACCCTGACCGGCCCTATACCTATGATTATATCCAGCTCATGTGCGAGGAGTTCATTGAGTTGCACGGTGACCGGCAGGTACGCGACGATCCGGCGATGATCGGAGGATTTGCCAAACTGGGTGGGCAGGGAGTCATGATTATCGGCCAGCAAAAAGGCCGTAATACCAAGCAGCGGCAGCACCGGAATTTTGGCATGCCCAATCCGGAAGGATACCGCAAGGCCCTGCGCCTGATGAAGCTGGCCGAAAAATTCAACCGCCCCATCATCACCCTGATCGATACACCCGGGGCTTTCCCGGGACTGGAGGCCGAAGAACGCGGTCAGGCGGAGGCCATTGCCCGTAACCTGAAGGAAATGTTCATGCTCAAGGTACCTGTCATTTGTATTATCATCGGAGAAGGGGCCTCCGGCGGCGCTTTGGGTATCGCCATTGGCGACCGGGTTTTGATGCTGGAGAATACATGGTATTCGGTGATTTCTCCCGAAAACTGCTCGACCATACTCTGGCGGAGCTGGGACTATAAGGAACAGGCCGCCGAAGCACTCAAACTTACGGCCCGCGACATGAAAGAAAATGGCCTGATCGACGGAATTGTGCCTGAACCGCTTGGTGGCGCTCATCTCGACCACGCTATTATGTCCCAAAATCTAAAAAAAGTCATTGTCGAAACGCTGGATGAGCTTTCCCGGCTTTCCGCGGAAGATCGCATCAACCAAAGGATCGACAAATTCTGCGCCATGGGCGTTTTTAACGAATAG